GGACCACCAGAACCACGTTGGAACCGTCCGGGGCGGGGTCTCCGTTGACGGAGTAGGCCAGCTCCAGGGGGGCCAGGGTCTTCCCGGAATCCAGGGTCAGTTCGGGCAGGACGAGGCGGCCGAGGCGCTCCGGCAAGGGACTCCCTCCTACCGGGCGGCGGAGAAGGCCCGGTCCAGGTCCTCCACCAGGTCCCGGGGGTCTTCCAGCCCGACGCTCAGGCGGATGAGGCCGTCCTCGATGCCCCCGGCGAGGCGCTCCTCCCGGGTGAGCTGGGAGTGGGTGGTGCTGGCGGGGTGGATGGCCAGGCTCCGGGAGTCTCCCAGGTTGGCCATGTGGCCGAAGAGTTCCAGGGCGTCCAGGAACCGCCGTCCCGCCTCCACGCCCCCCCGGATGCCGCAGGCCACCATGCCCCCGCACCCGTCGGGAAGGTAGCGCTTCGCCCGCTCCCTCTGGGGGTGGGAGTCCAGGCCGGGGTACCGGACCCAGTCGATCTGCCGGTGGTCCTGGAGGTACCGGGCCACGGTCAGGGCGTTCTCGCTGTGCCGGGCCATGCGCAGGGGCAGGGTGCCCAGGCTCTGGCGGAGCAGATAGGAGTCGAAGGCCGAGGGGGTGCCCCCCAGGTCCCGCAGGAGGGTGGCCCGCAGCTTCGCCGCCAGGGCGGCGGGGCCGAACCGGTCGGAGAAGACCACCCCGTGGTAGCTGGGGTCCGGCTGGGTCAGGAGGGGCCAGCGCCCCGATGCCTTCCAGTCCATGGTGCCCCCGTCCACCACCATGCCGCCGATGACGTTGCCCTGGCCGGAGAGGAACTTGGTGGTGGAGTGGACCACCACGTGGGCCCCCCACTCGATGGGACGGCAGAGGCAGGGGGTGGGGAAGGTGTTGTCCACCACCAGCACGGCGTCCCGGGCCCGGGCGATCCGCCCCAGCTCCTCCAGGGGAGCCACGTTGAGGGCCGGGTTGCCCACGGTCTCCGTGAGGATCGCCCGGGTGGCGGGGGTGCAGGCGCCCTCCACCTGATCGGGTTCGTCCGTGTCCACCAGGGTGTGGGTCACCCCGAACCGGGCGAAGGTGTTCTTCACCAGGGTGAGGGTCCCCCCGTAGAGCTTCCGGGAGACCACCAGATGATCCCCGGCGCTGCACAGGGCCGCCAGGAGATGGGTGAAGGCCGCCTGGCCGGAAGAGGTGGCCAGGGCCCCCACTCCTCCCTCCAGATCCGCCACCGCCGCCTCGTAGGCCGCCACGGTGGGGTTGGAGAGGCGGGAGTAGAGGTGCCCCTCCTCCTCCAGCTCGAAGAGGCGCACGGCGTGTTCGCTGTCCCGGAACTGGTAGGCCGCGGTGAGGTAGATGGGCAGCCCGAAGGCCCCCGTGGCGGGATCGCTGCGCCAGCCCGCGTGGAGCGCCCGCGTGGCCAGGCCCTGCTTGGTCCGATTCGTCATGGAGGTGCACCTCCCGTTTGGATGGTTCCACAAGGACACGGGTCGGAGGGAGGACACGAAAGAACCCCCCACCGAGAGGAAGGGGGTTCGCCAGACCTTGCCTCTCTTATCAATCGGTCGTCTCGACCGCAGGTGTTGGCACCACGCCCCTTGCGGGCAGGTTGCCGGGCTTCATCGGGCCAGTCCCTCAGCCACTCTGGATAAGAGCCGTATTCGATTGTGGGTTGCGTTGCCAGCGATTCTACGAACAGGGCAGGGGGACTGTCAAGCTCCCGAGAAGGCGCTGGGCGTTGCCTCCCAGCAGACGGGCCCGGTCCTCCTCCCCCAGGCGGGAGCCCTCCAGGAGGCGGCGGTACCGGGGCAGGCCCAGCAGGGGGAAGTCGCTGCCGTAGAGGAGCTTGCCCCCCACCCCGGAGGCGAAGAGGGCGTCGAAGACCCCCGGGCGGTAGAGAAACGGGGCGGCGGCGGTGTCGTACCAGGCGTTGGAGAGGATGCGGCGCATCTCCGGCATCTGCTCGTAGAGCCACAGCCCCCCGCCGAAGTGGGCGAACACCACGGGCGTCTCCGGGTGGTGCTCGCAGAAGGCGGCGGCCTCCCGGGGGCCCACGTCCCCTTTGCCGGGGTA
The sequence above is drawn from the Aminomonas paucivorans DSM 12260 genome and encodes:
- a CDS encoding O-acetylhomoserine aminocarboxypropyltransferase/cysteine synthase family protein — its product is MTNRTKQGLATRALHAGWRSDPATGAFGLPIYLTAAYQFRDSEHAVRLFELEEEGHLYSRLSNPTVAAYEAAVADLEGGVGALATSSGQAAFTHLLAALCSAGDHLVVSRKLYGGTLTLVKNTFARFGVTHTLVDTDEPDQVEGACTPATRAILTETVGNPALNVAPLEELGRIARARDAVLVVDNTFPTPCLCRPIEWGAHVVVHSTTKFLSGQGNVIGGMVVDGGTMDWKASGRWPLLTQPDPSYHGVVFSDRFGPAALAAKLRATLLRDLGGTPSAFDSYLLRQSLGTLPLRMARHSENALTVARYLQDHRQIDWVRYPGLDSHPQRERAKRYLPDGCGGMVACGIRGGVEAGRRFLDALELFGHMANLGDSRSLAIHPASTTHSQLTREERLAGGIEDGLIRLSVGLEDPRDLVEDLDRAFSAAR